The following are encoded in a window of bacterium genomic DNA:
- a CDS encoding manganese catalase family protein, with protein sequence MAQSTKELRRRKVIEVLNKARAMELQAITQYMNQHYNLDDMDYGDMAAKIKLIAVDEMRHAEMFAERIKELGGEPTIDPTAKAVKGQEIRTVFAFDAQLEDDTIDTYNQYLLVCRENGDSTSLKIFEAVIDEEQIHFNYFDNVNDHIEKLGETYLAQIAGTPSATGLQTLGFVARQGSGAPQGGA encoded by the coding sequence ATGGCACAGAGTACAAAAGAACTGCGCAGAAGAAAGGTCATCGAAGTCCTCAACAAGGCCCGCGCCATGGAACTGCAGGCAATCACACAGTACATGAACCAGCACTACAATCTGGACGACATGGATTACGGCGATATGGCGGCGAAGATCAAGCTCATTGCGGTCGATGAAATGCGCCATGCGGAGATGTTCGCCGAACGGATCAAAGAGCTCGGAGGCGAGCCGACCATCGATCCGACAGCAAAAGCAGTAAAAGGCCAGGAAATCCGGACTGTCTTCGCTTTTGACGCCCAGCTCGAGGACGACACGATCGACACGTACAACCAGTACCTGCTCGTATGCAGGGAGAACGGCGACAGCACGAGCCTGAAAATCTTCGAAGCGGTCATCGACGAAGAACAGATACACTTCAACTACTTCGACAATGTGAACGACCACATCGAGAAGCTTGGCGAGACCTACCTCGCCCAGATCGCCGGGACACCGTCCGCCACCGGCCTGCAGACACTGGGCTTCGTCGCCCGTCAGGGATCGGGAGCTCCACAGGGCGGCGCGTGA